In the genome of Treponema pedis, one region contains:
- a CDS encoding alpha/beta hydrolase, whose amino-acid sequence MRKKLEFVLFIFILLRVYPNEIEIPVKGGKIYGELSLPEAAKTFPIVIIVAGSGATDRDCNNQPYLKTDAYKNTAERLSISGIASFRYDKRMVGKSQFSDFKEDDLNFEIYVDDLIQIIRFIKNIKGVSKVFLLGHSEGSLVSILAAQSEEVNGLISAAGTGRNAADVLQEQINNNPDSPEILRKGVERVLNELRNGNKVKNAVTALLPALFRQSVQPYLISWFKFSPDIEIQKLSVPCLIIQGSADIQVSVNDAKLLYSKCKSGELLIIENMTHSLKEISSSVSQEDTYSNPDIPVSKTFINNIIRFAVK is encoded by the coding sequence GGGAAGATATACGGGGAACTGTCCTTGCCTGAAGCGGCTAAAACTTTCCCCATTGTAATAATAGTTGCAGGGTCCGGGGCTACCGACCGCGATTGCAATAATCAGCCTTATCTTAAAACCGACGCTTATAAAAATACGGCGGAGCGGCTAAGTATTTCAGGAATTGCTTCTTTTCGTTACGATAAAAGAATGGTGGGAAAAAGTCAGTTTTCGGATTTTAAGGAAGATGATTTAAATTTTGAAATTTACGTTGACGACTTAATTCAAATTATAAGGTTTATAAAAAATATAAAAGGTGTATCCAAGGTATTTCTTTTAGGTCATAGCGAGGGTTCTCTTGTTTCAATTCTTGCTGCACAATCCGAAGAGGTTAACGGGTTAATTTCAGCGGCGGGGACAGGAAGAAACGCTGCCGATGTGCTTCAGGAGCAGATAAACAATAATCCAGATAGTCCGGAAATATTGCGTAAGGGTGTAGAGCGGGTTTTAAATGAGCTTCGTAACGGAAACAAGGTAAAAAATGCCGTAACAGCCTTATTGCCGGCGTTGTTTCGTCAAAGCGTTCAGCCGTATTTGATAAGCTGGTTTAAGTTTTCTCCGGATATTGAGATTCAAAAACTTTCGGTGCCGTGTTTAATTATACAGGGTTCCGCCGATATCCAAGTATCGGTTAATGACGCGAAATTGCTTTATTCAAAATGCAAATCGGGCGAGCTTTTAATTATAGAAAATATGACACATTCGTTAAAGGAAATAAGTTCGTCGGTCAGTCAAGAGGATACATATTCCAATCCGGATATTCCGGTTTCTAAAACATTTATAAATAATATAATCAGGTTTGCGGTAAAGTAA
- a CDS encoding Gfo/Idh/MocA family protein yields the protein MKHKIALIGCGRISFKHIEAFVSMQDTVEFVAACDPVSERAEEKKCEYQKSVADANVKVFADYKEMLKICKPEIVTIATESGKHKDIAVHCLKNGAHVICEKPMALSTADANEMIDTAKQNGKKLAVCFQNRFNAPVVKTREALENGRFGRMLHGMIQIRWNRNESYYEQAKWRGTWEQDGGTLMNQCTHGIDLLQWMMGEDAVRVQAQTRRFMRPIEAEDFGCAIVEFASGAVGIIEGTADIYPKNLNETLSLFGTDGSVVIGGLAVNKTETWRFADAEKIGDTEEKILNPNEKDPPTVYGFGHTALFRDFIVAVEQNREALVSGEKGKKALEIILAIYKSQKTGMPVELPCNFSTLEMEGVFK from the coding sequence ATGAAACATAAGATTGCACTTATCGGTTGCGGGCGAATCAGTTTTAAACATATAGAAGCCTTTGTTTCTATGCAGGATACTGTAGAATTTGTTGCGGCTTGTGACCCCGTATCGGAGCGTGCTGAAGAAAAAAAATGTGAATATCAAAAATCGGTTGCCGACGCAAATGTAAAAGTGTTTGCCGATTACAAGGAGATGCTTAAGATTTGTAAACCTGAAATAGTTACTATTGCAACGGAATCCGGTAAACATAAAGATATCGCCGTGCATTGTTTAAAAAACGGTGCCCATGTGATTTGTGAAAAGCCTATGGCTCTTTCTACCGCCGATGCAAATGAGATGATTGATACGGCAAAGCAAAACGGAAAAAAACTTGCCGTGTGTTTTCAAAACCGCTTTAATGCTCCTGTGGTAAAGACCCGCGAAGCCTTGGAAAATGGCCGTTTCGGCAGAATGCTGCATGGAATGATTCAGATTCGCTGGAACCGTAATGAAAGTTATTATGAACAGGCAAAATGGCGCGGTACATGGGAGCAGGACGGCGGCACATTGATGAATCAATGTACACACGGTATTGACCTTTTGCAGTGGATGATGGGTGAAGATGCGGTGCGTGTACAGGCGCAAACAAGACGGTTTATGCGCCCGATTGAAGCTGAAGATTTCGGGTGTGCGATTGTTGAGTTTGCTTCCGGTGCTGTCGGTATAATTGAAGGAACTGCCGATATTTATCCTAAAAATTTAAATGAAACGTTAAGTCTTTTCGGAACCGACGGAAGTGTCGTTATAGGCGGTTTGGCGGTAAACAAAACGGAAACATGGCGTTTTGCCGATGCGGAAAAAATAGGTGATACGGAAGAAAAAATTTTAAATCCCAATGAAAAAGACCCCCCGACAGTTTACGGTTTCGGGCATACGGCCCTTTTTAGAGATTTTATAGTTGCCGTGGAGCAAAATCGTGAAGCGCTTGTATCGGGAGAAAAAGGTAAAAAAGCTTTGGAGATAATTTTAGCTATTTACAAATCGCAGAAAACGGGTATGCCGGTAGAACTTCCATGTAATTTTTCCACTCTGGAAATGGAAGGTGTTTTTAAATAA
- the mntA gene encoding type VII toxin-antitoxin system MntA family adenylyltransferase antitoxin gives MDNLIVEKLKSFFDLKPEIVLVMLYGSCARGTEHKNSDVDIAVAAHDVLTLDDRLSLQLELSILLKREIDLVDIRKIDGLLHYKVFTEGICIKKIKKHGEALFHKNFMSALYWYEDFYPIYERGRKSILEHAFG, from the coding sequence ATGGACAATTTAATTGTAGAAAAATTAAAATCTTTTTTTGACTTAAAGCCTGAAATTGTTTTGGTGATGCTTTACGGTTCATGTGCACGCGGAACGGAGCATAAAAACAGCGATGTGGATATTGCTGTCGCTGCACATGATGTTTTAACACTTGATGATAGATTGTCCCTGCAACTGGAGCTGTCAATCCTTTTAAAAAGAGAAATTGACCTTGTTGATATACGAAAAATTGACGGGCTGCTGCATTACAAAGTTTTTACGGAAGGTATTTGTATAAAGAAAATAAAAAAGCACGGTGAAGCGTTATTTCATAAAAATTTTATGAGTGCTTTATACTGGTACGAAGATTTTTATCCGATATATGAGCGCGGACGAAAATCTATTTTGGAGCATGCTTTCGGATAA
- the hepT gene encoding type VII toxin-antitoxin system HepT family RNase toxin, with product MGVDKNIIAEKLKSLERCLERIKFHTPLNVDGLKSDLDKQDLICLNLQRAVQISVDIASHILSEKFHEQAATMSEVFLALSRKDILDEALAVSLAKSVGFRNIAVHEYNALDMDIVYSIITNELNCFYKFANTVLSIVNNP from the coding sequence ATGGGTGTAGATAAAAACATAATTGCGGAAAAGTTAAAATCGCTTGAGCGTTGTTTGGAAAGAATAAAATTTCATACTCCGTTAAATGTCGATGGTTTAAAAAGCGATTTGGATAAACAAGATTTGATATGTCTTAATCTTCAAAGGGCTGTTCAGATTTCAGTGGATATTGCTTCTCATATTTTATCTGAAAAATTTCATGAACAGGCGGCAACCATGTCGGAAGTTTTTTTGGCACTTTCAAGAAAAGATATACTTGATGAGGCTTTAGCCGTAAGTTTAGCAAAATCTGTCGGATTTAGAAACATTGCCGTGCATGAATATAATGCGCTTGATATGGATATTGTATATTCAATTATTACAAACGAATTAAACTGTTTTTACAAATTTGCAAATACGGTTTTAAGTATAGTTAATAACCCGTAA
- a CDS encoding DegT/DnrJ/EryC1/StrS family aminotransferase, whose product MKVPFYTSIREYKNLKSEFDSAVASVLETGDFILGKAVSEFEEAVKYYTGAKYAVGVANGSDALVIASDILGFKSGAEVLTPAFTFFASASCIARLGGRPIFCDVDEDTFCINIKDAENRMTSNTVGLLPVHLFLQTSDMTACMDLAKKHKLKVLEDAAEAFGMKDLYDGELKTAGTIGDMGVYSFFPTKTLGGYGDGGMIVTDNEDYYLKAKSLRVHGAVKKYHHDYIGYNSRLDSLQAAVLSVKLKYIDKAIQKRAEHAKQYCSLLENISEVRVPPVKTKGLPVYYVFNILAENRDELQKFLTEKGVGTTVYYPKCLHEQECFKYLGYKKGDFPVAEKLCESVLALPMYPELTADEINYICECIKGFYKK is encoded by the coding sequence ATGAAAGTTCCTTTTTATACGTCAATTAGAGAATATAAAAATCTCAAATCCGAATTTGACTCTGCTGTGGCTTCCGTATTGGAAACCGGTGATTTTATTTTGGGAAAAGCCGTTTCCGAATTTGAAGAAGCCGTTAAGTATTATACGGGTGCAAAATATGCAGTAGGTGTTGCGAACGGCAGCGATGCTCTTGTGATTGCTTCGGATATTTTGGGCTTTAAGTCCGGTGCGGAAGTTTTAACGCCTGCTTTTACGTTTTTTGCTTCCGCTTCCTGTATTGCACGTTTGGGCGGAAGGCCTATATTTTGTGATGTCGATGAAGATACGTTTTGCATAAACATAAAAGATGCGGAAAATCGTATGACATCGAATACCGTCGGATTGCTTCCTGTTCATTTATTTTTGCAAACCTCCGATATGACGGCTTGTATGGATTTAGCTAAAAAACACAAACTCAAAGTATTGGAAGATGCCGCTGAGGCTTTCGGTATGAAAGATTTATATGACGGTGAATTGAAAACTGCCGGTACTATCGGAGATATGGGGGTTTACTCATTTTTTCCGACCAAAACCTTAGGCGGTTACGGAGACGGCGGTATGATTGTTACTGACAACGAGGATTACTATCTGAAAGCAAAGAGTCTTAGGGTTCACGGAGCTGTAAAAAAGTATCACCATGATTACATAGGATATAATTCCCGTTTGGATAGTTTGCAAGCTGCGGTTTTAAGTGTGAAGTTAAAATATATTGATAAGGCTATTCAAAAGCGGGCGGAGCATGCAAAACAGTATTGCAGTTTGCTTGAAAATATTAGCGAGGTCAGGGTGCCTCCGGTAAAAACAAAAGGTTTGCCTGTTTACTATGTATTTAATATACTTGCAGAAAATCGGGATGAACTTCAAAAATTTCTAACTGAAAAAGGGGTGGGTACTACCGTATACTATCCTAAGTGTTTACATGAACAAGAATGCTTTAAGTATCTCGGTTATAAGAAAGGTGATTTTCCGGTTGCGGAAAAACTTTGCGAGTCTGTACTTGCGTTGCCTATGTATCCTGAGCTTACTGCAGATGAGATAAATTACATTTGCGAATGTATTAAGGGCTTTTATAAGAAATAA
- a CDS encoding ATP-binding protein: MLKARLKEIYLSQIKGLEFADNGVYRDALNDMPKLKTHALVISGVRRCGKSTLLRQFIKKIGSPFFYLNFDDLRLLEFSVSDYALLDELIDEAGVPLIFFDEIQAAKNWELYIRQKLDEGFQVVLTGSNASLLSRELGTKLTGRHIVKELFPFSYSEYLRFSKRKNTYKSFQEYFQSGGFPEYLKLKAPEILTQLQKDILYRDIAVRYGVSDERSLQSLYVFLASNVGSPISPSKLKTVAGVKSHTTVLEYFSYFENSYLLSMVPKFAWSQKAQSLAPKKVYLTDIGFIRTAGFSFSENAGHILENFVFNELRRKYGAADDKQIYYFTDNECECDFVVNPAFAPQCIQVCAKLDNENGEREICGVLCAMEFFGLTEGLILTENSNDLFVQDKKKVRILPVWEYFGV, encoded by the coding sequence ATGTTAAAAGCAAGGCTGAAAGAAATATATTTAAGTCAAATAAAAGGTTTGGAGTTTGCCGATAACGGTGTATATCGTGATGCTTTAAACGATATGCCTAAGTTAAAGACGCATGCTCTCGTTATTAGCGGTGTGAGGCGTTGCGGAAAAAGTACGTTGCTTAGACAGTTTATAAAAAAGATAGGTTCTCCTTTTTTTTATTTGAATTTTGATGATTTGCGGCTTTTGGAATTTTCCGTTTCCGACTATGCTCTTTTAGACGAACTTATAGATGAAGCCGGCGTGCCGCTTATTTTTTTCGATGAAATTCAGGCTGCAAAAAATTGGGAGTTATATATACGACAAAAACTTGATGAAGGTTTTCAAGTTGTATTAACCGGTTCCAATGCATCGCTGTTAAGTCGAGAGCTTGGGACAAAACTTACGGGAAGACATATTGTAAAAGAGCTTTTTCCGTTTTCATATTCCGAATATTTGAGGTTTTCCAAGAGGAAAAATACTTATAAATCTTTTCAGGAGTACTTTCAATCGGGAGGGTTCCCTGAATATTTAAAACTGAAAGCTCCTGAAATTTTAACGCAGCTTCAAAAGGATATATTGTATCGTGATATAGCTGTGCGTTACGGTGTAAGCGATGAGCGTTCATTGCAAAGTCTTTATGTATTTCTTGCTTCAAATGTCGGCTCGCCGATTTCGCCGAGTAAACTTAAAACGGTAGCGGGGGTAAAATCGCACACTACGGTTCTTGAGTATTTTTCTTATTTTGAAAACTCGTATTTGCTTAGTATGGTGCCGAAATTTGCATGGTCGCAAAAGGCTCAAAGTTTAGCTCCAAAAAAGGTGTACTTAACTGATATAGGTTTTATACGGACGGCGGGTTTTTCATTTAGTGAAAATGCGGGTCATATTTTGGAAAATTTTGTTTTTAATGAATTGCGCAGAAAATACGGTGCTGCCGATGATAAGCAAATATATTATTTTACGGATAACGAATGCGAGTGCGATTTTGTAGTAAATCCTGCCTTTGCACCTCAGTGTATTCAGGTATGTGCAAAACTTGATAATGAAAACGGCGAGCGTGAAATATGCGGCGTGTTATGTGCAATGGAGTTTTTCGGTTTAACTGAAGGTCTTA